The stretch of DNA ACTACGCGAAAGACCCCCATAACACCCTCCGCGAGGTCGCCCGCGTGCTCAAACCCGGCGGGACGTTCTACTGTGCGGTGAACTACTACGAAGAGAACGTCCACTCGCACCACTGGCAGGACAACATCGCAGTCGAGATGACCCGCTGGACGCGCGACCAGTACCGCGCGGCCTTCCGCGAGGCGGGCCTGTTCGTCGCAGCACAAGACCACATCGGTGACTTCGACATCGAAATTCCCGACGAAGACGCCTTCCCCTACGAGGGATTCGATACCCGCGCGGACATGGTCGAACGCTACCGCGAACTCGGGACGCTCCTGACCGTTGGCGTCGCCCACTGACCTCGATAAATCGGCCGCATCACCTGGCTTAACCCCTTCATTTCGACTGCAAATCTGCCGCTACATGTGCGTACACACCCGGTGTGCGCTCTCGATTTATACCTAGTATTTTATTACTTGCCGACTGACTGTTGCTGTGTCACACAGCGGCCAGCGCCAGTACGTTCTCGCCGGGTTAGTTACGTTCATCGCGTTGCTCGCCGCGGTTTTGCTCGCGGACGTCGTCGCCACGGTGTTCTTCGCCATCACGGTCGCCTACGTCCTGTTTCCCCTCCGCGAACGGCTCGTCACCCACCACCTCAAACCACGCTACGCGAGCGCCCTTGCAACGGTTATCGCCTTTTTGAGCCTCGTTGGCGTGCTCGCACCGATTGGCATCGTCATCTACCTCCGTCGCCTCCAACTCGCTGAGTTCATCCA from Haladaptatus sp. ZSTT2 encodes:
- a CDS encoding class I SAM-dependent methyltransferase, translated to MSIRQEFDAWATDGRDKGMEDRHWHTAKHALARMPVEPGDTILDLGTGSGYAVRALRETKGAGRTYGLDGSPEMARNARSYTDSLESGYVVGDFDDLPFADNSVDHVWTMEAFYYAKDPHNTLREVARVLKPGGTFYCAVNYYEENVHSHHWQDNIAVEMTRWTRDQYRAAFREAGLFVAAQDHIGDFDIEIPDEDAFPYEGFDTRADMVERYRELGTLLTVGVAH